In Verrucomicrobiota bacterium, a single window of DNA contains:
- a CDS encoding DUF1553 domain-containing protein, with product MLPRRRLSPHAQANRMGCWLIGAILLPLYPLEARADSERAAAIAFFESKIRPVLVESCFDCHSQGAKELRGGLKVDSLEGLLQGGTRGPAIVPGHPDQSPLITAIRHGDPDLKMPWKRPRLSPGQVSDLTAWVRAGAVWPSKPEVSSGSGASVSPSISTANSAHWAFLPVRRPSVPQSRPGASSSHPIDAFVHERLAQNNLQPNGPAGRRELVRRLFFGITGLPPAPEEMAAFLEDPRSDAWVRLVDRVLASPAYGERWGRHWLDVARFAQSNGYERDGEKPLAWRYRDYVIKAFNDDKPFDRFAREHIAGDLLEDPTFESVIATGFQRLGVWDDEPDDKQQAEFEELDDMLSTTGAAFLGVTIGCARCHDHKLDPFTQKDYYQLLAFFRQVRPSENAKYILDSANYVPLEPPAKVRAWADRQAADIAALEYELKVVSVPEQKKRIEDQLKQKRESSPPFEWALAARERTNPPPSHILVRGRLSTPGAQVQPGFPSVLGIFGPAGTSSNALRRVDFADWLVDRRHPLTARVMVNRLWRHHFGQGLVATTTDFGKAGTPPTHPELLDWLASEFIDTGWSLKHLQRLILTSETYRRSSAAHHACAETVDPANRLLWRHSVRRVEAEVMRDAMLAVSGMLNRWPGGRGFFPDLAGEVHAGTSRPGQDWEKMPEAQLSRRSVYAYARRTTAVPALEVFDYNNNTSPMGERPVTTVAPQALLLLNDPFVHRQASMFARRLEKEAGPAFEAQIRRGYALALSRQPDARELAEARDLVEKQTSAFLDMDQRLDFKPDASSSFLSGFLNRLRAEDLLIGPRRGWSYHRGVWSKAYEGIRTVERVQAPFALYEGLHFRDGTVETRLNLDRSTDFFSLLLRSVSRDDAQIGYEFSLEARAGKVSLRKHNPSVETLAERTWPIPLHTTFTARIEAEGPRLRLWLNGDPHPVIDVTDANPRLESGSFGVRAWGSPGRLDRARISAAGQTHALPGGWRDQAAASEGNVSFERWARAKALEAFCLLLLNLNEFVYVD from the coding sequence ATGCTTCCACGCCGCCGCCTCAGCCCGCACGCGCAAGCGAACAGGATGGGGTGTTGGCTGATCGGGGCGATCCTGCTCCCGCTTTACCCTCTCGAAGCCCGGGCTGATTCCGAACGCGCCGCCGCCATCGCTTTCTTCGAAAGCAAGATTCGTCCGGTGCTCGTGGAGTCCTGCTTCGATTGCCACAGCCAGGGTGCGAAAGAACTTCGAGGAGGCCTGAAGGTGGATTCGCTGGAAGGACTTCTCCAGGGCGGAACCCGCGGTCCGGCGATCGTTCCCGGCCATCCCGACCAGAGCCCCTTGATCACCGCGATCCGGCACGGTGATCCGGACCTCAAGATGCCTTGGAAACGTCCGCGACTCTCGCCAGGCCAGGTCTCGGATCTGACGGCGTGGGTTCGTGCCGGAGCAGTCTGGCCGTCGAAGCCAGAAGTCTCTTCCGGCTCGGGGGCGTCCGTTTCGCCTTCGATTTCAACGGCGAACTCCGCGCACTGGGCATTCCTGCCGGTTCGGCGGCCTTCAGTACCGCAGAGCCGGCCGGGGGCGTCCTCCTCGCATCCGATCGACGCTTTCGTGCACGAAAGACTCGCGCAGAATAACCTGCAACCCAACGGACCCGCCGGCCGCCGTGAATTAGTGCGCAGGCTTTTCTTTGGAATCACGGGACTGCCGCCCGCCCCGGAGGAAATGGCGGCGTTTCTTGAAGACCCTCGTTCGGATGCCTGGGTTCGCCTGGTGGATCGGGTGCTGGCGAGTCCCGCCTACGGGGAACGCTGGGGTCGCCATTGGCTCGACGTCGCGCGGTTCGCCCAGAGCAACGGTTACGAGCGCGACGGGGAAAAGCCTTTGGCGTGGCGGTACCGCGACTACGTGATCAAAGCGTTCAATGACGACAAGCCTTTTGACCGATTCGCGCGCGAGCACATCGCCGGAGACTTGCTCGAGGATCCTACCTTCGAATCGGTCATCGCGACAGGCTTCCAACGTCTGGGGGTTTGGGACGACGAACCTGATGACAAGCAGCAAGCCGAGTTCGAAGAGCTGGACGACATGTTGTCGACCACCGGCGCGGCGTTTCTCGGAGTCACCATCGGATGCGCCCGCTGCCACGACCACAAGCTCGATCCCTTCACCCAAAAGGACTATTACCAGTTGCTCGCGTTTTTCCGTCAGGTGCGTCCGTCCGAAAACGCCAAATACATCCTGGATTCGGCCAATTACGTTCCTCTGGAACCTCCCGCCAAAGTGCGAGCCTGGGCGGATCGACAAGCGGCGGACATCGCCGCGCTCGAGTATGAACTGAAAGTTGTTTCCGTTCCGGAGCAGAAAAAGCGAATTGAGGATCAACTGAAGCAGAAGCGCGAATCGTCACCGCCATTCGAATGGGCGCTGGCGGCGCGGGAGCGAACGAATCCTCCCCCCAGCCACATTTTGGTCCGGGGCCGGCTTTCGACTCCGGGTGCGCAGGTCCAACCGGGATTTCCAAGCGTGCTGGGGATTTTCGGCCCGGCCGGGACTTCTTCCAACGCGCTGCGGCGCGTCGATTTCGCCGATTGGCTGGTGGATCGGCGCCATCCTTTGACCGCCCGGGTGATGGTGAACCGGCTGTGGCGTCATCATTTCGGCCAGGGCTTGGTCGCCACGACCACCGATTTTGGCAAAGCCGGCACTCCGCCCACGCATCCGGAATTGTTGGATTGGCTGGCGTCGGAATTCATCGACACCGGCTGGTCCCTCAAACATTTGCAACGGCTCATTCTCACCTCGGAAACCTATCGGCGATCTTCGGCGGCACACCATGCGTGCGCCGAGACTGTGGATCCAGCCAACCGGCTGCTGTGGCGGCATTCGGTGCGCCGGGTCGAAGCCGAGGTGATGCGCGACGCCATGCTCGCCGTGAGTGGAATGCTCAACCGATGGCCCGGTGGACGAGGATTCTTCCCCGATCTGGCTGGAGAAGTTCACGCAGGCACTTCGCGTCCCGGACAGGACTGGGAAAAAATGCCGGAGGCGCAGCTGTCGCGGCGAAGCGTCTATGCTTACGCGCGTCGCACCACCGCGGTGCCCGCCCTGGAAGTTTTCGATTACAACAACAACACTTCACCCATGGGAGAGCGTCCCGTCACAACCGTCGCGCCGCAGGCTTTGCTGCTCCTCAATGATCCTTTCGTCCACCGCCAGGCCTCCATGTTCGCGAGACGGCTTGAGAAGGAGGCCGGCCCCGCATTCGAAGCCCAGATCCGGCGCGGATATGCCCTGGCTCTTTCGCGCCAGCCCGACGCCCGGGAGCTCGCGGAAGCGCGCGACCTCGTCGAGAAGCAAACGTCCGCCTTTCTCGACATGGATCAGAGGCTGGATTTCAAACCTGACGCGTCCAGCTCCTTCCTTTCGGGTTTCCTGAATCGGTTGAGGGCGGAGGATCTCCTGATTGGGCCGCGCCGGGGCTGGAGCTATCACCGCGGAGTGTGGTCCAAGGCCTATGAAGGCATCCGCACCGTGGAGCGCGTTCAAGCCCCGTTCGCGCTCTATGAAGGGCTGCATTTCCGCGACGGAACGGTTGAAACGCGCCTGAATTTGGATCGTTCGACCGACTTCTTCTCACTGCTGCTGAGGTCCGTGAGCCGGGATGATGCGCAGATCGGTTACGAATTTTCTTTGGAAGCGCGCGCCGGCAAAGTCTCGCTGCGCAAGCACAATCCTTCGGTGGAGACGCTGGCGGAAAGAACTTGGCCCATTCCTCTGCATACGACATTTACGGCCCGGATCGAGGCGGAGGGGCCCCGCCTTCGCCTGTGGCTGAACGGTGATCCACATCCGGTGATCGATGTGACCGACGCCAATCCCAGGCTGGAATCCGGGTCCTTCGGGGTTCGCGCCTGGGGATCGCCGGGAAGGCTTGATCGCGCCCGGATTTCCGCCGCCGGCCAGACTCATGCCCTTCCAGGCGGGTGGCGCGATCAAGCCGCCGCTTCGGAGGGCAACGTCTCGTTTGAACGTTGGGCCCGTGCCAAAGCGCTTGAAGCCTTTTGCTTGCTGTTGCTGAATCTGAACGAATTTGTCTATGTTGATTAA